The proteins below come from a single Blattabacterium cuenoti genomic window:
- the rpsG gene encoding 30S ribosomal protein S7 gives MRKIKKKIKKYQPDPKFNDSLVTRFVNHLIKSGKKGLAYKIFYNSMKKIDLIREKEKEEKSALDIWKEGLKNVTPHVEVRSRRMGGTNIQIPVPISNHSKITRAIKLLITCATARKEKTMANKLALEVWDAFREQGESIRRKENIHKMAEANKAFSHFRF, from the coding sequence ATGAGGAAGATAAAAAAAAAAATTAAGAAATATCAACCTGATCCTAAATTTAATGATTCTCTTGTAACACGTTTTGTAAATCATTTAATTAAAAGTGGAAAAAAAGGTTTAGCATATAAAATATTTTATAATTCAATGAAAAAAATTGATTTAATTAGAGAAAAGGAAAAGGAGGAAAAATCCGCATTAGATATATGGAAAGAAGGATTAAAAAATGTTACTCCTCATGTGGAAGTGAGAAGTCGGAGAATGGGAGGAACTAATATTCAAATTCCTGTTCCAATATCAAATCATAGTAAAATTACAAGGGCTATAAAATTATTAATAACCTGTGCAACAGCTAGAAAAGAAAAAACAATGGCAAATAAATTAGCTCTTGAAGTTTGGGATGCATTTCGAGAACAAGGAGAATCTATAAGGAGAAAAGAAAATATTCATAAAATGGCTGAAGCTAATAAAGCATTTTCGCATTTTAGGTTTTAA
- the rpsL gene encoding 30S ribosomal protein S12, whose translation MPTIQQLIRKGRTVLPKKRKSIALDFCPQKRGVCTRVYTTTPKKPNSAMRKVARVRFSNGKEVISYIIGEGHNLQEHSIVLVKGGRVKDLPGVKYKIVRGARDTAGVDGRKNSRSKYGTKIKNK comes from the coding sequence ATGCCAACTATACAACAATTAATTAGAAAAGGTAGAACTGTTCTTCCTAAGAAAAGGAAATCTATTGCTTTAGATTTTTGTCCACAAAAAAGAGGGGTATGTACTAGAGTTTATACAACTACGCCAAAAAAACCTAATTCTGCTATGCGAAAAGTAGCTAGAGTTCGTTTTAGTAATGGAAAAGAGGTTATTAGTTATATAATAGGTGAGGGGCACAATTTACAAGAACATTCTATTGTATTGGTTAAAGGTGGAAGAGTAAAAGATTTACCTGGAGTAAAATATAAGATAGTAAGAGGTGCTAGAGATACAGCTGGTGTAGATGGGAGAAAAAACAGTAGGAGTAAATATGGAACCAAAATAAAAAATAAATGA
- the map gene encoding type I methionyl aminopeptidase: protein MIKTIEEIILIKKSAILASKTLGMLAKEIKPGINTLYLDKLAREFIYDNGGKPAFLGLYDYPYTLCVSPNYQVVHGLPNKIILNDGDILSVDCGVYMNNFYGDHAYTFEVGTVSDELKKFLSCSKKSIYIGISQCKLGNTIGDIGYSIQSHVEKHNYSVVKDLVGHGIGKKIHESPQVPNFGKPGKGFKLKEGLVLSIEPMINIGTSDVVFHKDGWTVTTLDKKYSAHYEHNVAIVDGGPCLLSTFNYIYKELGISSDEDILFQNKKINI, encoded by the coding sequence TTGATAAAAACTATTGAGGAAATAATTCTAATAAAAAAAAGTGCAATTCTAGCATCTAAAACCCTAGGGATGTTAGCAAAAGAAATAAAACCAGGGATTAATACATTATATTTAGATAAATTAGCTAGAGAATTTATTTATGATAACGGTGGAAAACCCGCTTTTTTAGGATTGTATGATTATCCGTATACATTATGTGTATCTCCTAATTATCAGGTAGTTCATGGATTACCTAATAAAATTATTTTAAATGATGGAGATATATTATCTGTAGATTGTGGTGTATATATGAATAATTTTTATGGTGATCATGCTTATACTTTTGAAGTTGGAACAGTTTCTGATGAATTAAAAAAATTTTTATCATGTTCAAAAAAGTCTATTTATATAGGAATATCTCAATGTAAATTAGGAAATACTATAGGAGATATTGGATATTCCATTCAATCCCATGTTGAAAAACATAATTATTCTGTAGTAAAAGATTTAGTAGGACATGGTATTGGAAAAAAAATACATGAATCTCCACAAGTTCCTAATTTTGGAAAACCAGGTAAAGGATTTAAGTTAAAAGAAGGTTTAGTTTTATCAATAGAACCAATGATAAATATTGGAACTTCTGATGTAGTCTTTCATAAAGATGGATGGACTGTTACAACTTTAGATAAAAAATATTCTGCTCATTATGAACATAATGTAGCTATAGTTGATGGGGGACCTTGTCTTCTATCTACTTTTAATTATATTTATAAGGAATTAGGAATATCTTCAGATGAAGATATTTTATTTCAAAATAAAAAAATTAATATTTAA
- the gpmI gene encoding 2,3-bisphosphoglycerate-independent phosphoglycerate mutase gives MKKVMLIILDGWGINKNKSISAIERASTPFIDFCIKKYPNFQLNASGTFVGLPYNQMGNSEVGHISLGSGRKVIQNLEKINESIKNNVFKKKLNKLFSIYREQDRKIHFIGLLSDGGVHSHMDHLFYFLKLSYENRLKNVFIHVFTDGRDSGIKNSISYIKKLLEITKKYVGKLSSVIGRFYSMDRDKKWNRTKVAYDAMVNSKGIYTKNILRSIDYYHKQGKTDEFLPPLINVDDNNIPISRIKNGDVVFCFNFRPDRSRQITELFIYNDLKLLNKKKVNLYNYLTITCFNDKYKNIISLLKKDIIPDTLGNVLEKEGKKQIRIAETEKYPHVTYFFSGGREKPFDNEVRILCPSPKVETYDLKPEMSAKEITNRVILELKNKKFDFFCVNFANPDMVGHTGNMEKTIIACEFVDKCIKLCVNEAINNLYKVVIVGDHGNADFMINVDGTPNTTHSNSLVPFILLNDDENDNKLIKNKFLTMKNSGSLSDVAPIILELMKLPIPQIMK, from the coding sequence ATGAAAAAAGTAATGTTAATAATATTGGATGGTTGGGGTATAAATAAAAATAAATCTATTTCTGCTATAGAAAGAGCATCCACACCATTTATAGATTTTTGTATTAAAAAATATCCTAATTTTCAATTAAACGCTTCTGGTACGTTTGTAGGATTGCCATATAATCAAATGGGGAATTCTGAGGTAGGACACATTAGTTTAGGATCTGGAAGAAAAGTTATTCAAAATTTAGAAAAAATTAATGAATCTATAAAAAATAATGTTTTTAAAAAAAAATTAAATAAGTTATTCTCTATTTATAGGGAACAGGATAGAAAAATTCATTTTATAGGTCTTCTTTCTGATGGAGGTGTTCATTCGCATATGGATCATTTATTTTATTTTTTAAAACTATCCTATGAAAATAGATTAAAAAATGTTTTTATACATGTTTTTACTGATGGAAGGGATTCTGGAATAAAAAATAGTATTTCTTATATAAAAAAACTTTTGGAGATAACTAAAAAATATGTTGGAAAATTATCTTCTGTAATTGGTAGATTTTATTCTATGGATAGAGATAAAAAATGGAATAGAACTAAAGTAGCATATGATGCAATGGTTAATTCGAAAGGTATTTATACTAAAAATATATTAAGATCCATAGATTATTATCATAAACAAGGAAAAACAGATGAATTTTTACCCCCATTAATAAATGTTGATGATAATAATATTCCTATTTCAAGAATAAAAAATGGAGATGTAGTATTTTGTTTTAATTTTAGACCAGATCGATCTAGACAAATAACAGAATTGTTTATTTATAATGATTTGAAATTATTGAATAAAAAAAAAGTTAATTTATATAATTATTTAACTATTACTTGTTTCAATGATAAATATAAAAATATTATTTCTCTTTTAAAAAAAGATATTATTCCTGATACATTAGGCAATGTTCTAGAAAAAGAAGGAAAAAAACAAATTCGAATAGCAGAAACGGAAAAATATCCTCATGTTACTTACTTTTTTTCTGGAGGAAGAGAAAAACCATTTGATAATGAAGTAAGAATTTTATGTCCATCACCTAAAGTAGAAACTTACGATTTAAAACCAGAAATGAGTGCAAAAGAAATTACAAATAGAGTAATTTTGGAATTGAAAAATAAAAAATTTGATTTTTTTTGCGTTAATTTTGCAAATCCTGATATGGTTGGACATACTGGAAATATGGAGAAGACTATAATTGCTTGTGAATTTGTTGATAAATGCATAAAATTATGCGTTAATGAAGCTATAAATAATTTATATAAAGTTGTTATTGTAGGAGATCATGGAAATGCTGATTTTATGATAAATGTAGATGGAACCCCTAATACAACACATAGTAATTCATTAGTACCTTTTATATTGTTAAATGATGATGAAAATGATAATAAATTAATAAAAAATAAATTTTTAACTATGAAAAATAGTGGATCACTATCTGATGTAGCTCCAATAATTCTTGAATTGATGAAGCTACCTATTCCACAAATAATGAAATAA
- the tsf gene encoding translation elongation factor Ts, whose product MKVSISEIQKLRKLTGVGIIDCKNALLNSNGNIEEAIFFLKKKGEKIALNRSKFETKEGGLIAKVDNNNNYGVIIGINCETDFLSKSTEFIKLLNDLSQKAFFYSSKKEFLNSLYHNNDSVNNILNKKIGIFKEKLDLNTFEKVEAPFVMSYTHNNNKLASIVAFSKKLDYKVAKNITMHVAGMNPVSISEKDFPKSVLKKEIKVFEQQNNQYYKSKDLRDKIIKGKIKKLILENTLLNQKFIKNNNITVFDYLKENSKNSDILSFKRVLM is encoded by the coding sequence ATGAAAGTTTCTATTAGTGAAATTCAAAAACTTAGAAAGTTAACTGGAGTAGGAATAATTGATTGTAAAAATGCATTATTAAATTCTAACGGAAATATAGAAGAAGCAATTTTTTTTTTAAAAAAAAAAGGAGAAAAGATTGCTTTAAATCGATCAAAATTTGAAACAAAAGAAGGTGGATTAATTGCTAAGGTTGATAATAATAATAATTATGGAGTAATTATTGGAATTAATTGTGAAACTGATTTTTTATCTAAAAGTACAGAATTTATAAAATTATTAAATGATTTATCTCAAAAAGCATTTTTTTATTCATCTAAAAAAGAATTTTTAAATAGTTTATATCATAATAATGATAGTGTAAATAATATTTTAAATAAAAAAATAGGTATTTTCAAAGAAAAATTAGATCTAAATACTTTTGAGAAAGTAGAAGCTCCATTTGTCATGAGTTATACTCATAATAATAACAAATTAGCTTCAATTGTAGCATTTTCTAAAAAATTAGATTATAAAGTAGCTAAAAATATTACCATGCATGTAGCAGGAATGAATCCTGTTTCTATATCGGAAAAAGATTTTCCAAAATCTGTTCTAAAAAAAGAAATAAAAGTTTTTGAACAACAAAATAATCAATACTATAAATCAAAAGATTTAAGAGATAAAATAATAAAAGGAAAAATAAAAAAATTAATATTAGAGAATACACTTCTTAATCAAAAATTTATAAAAAATAATAACATAACAGTTTTTGATTATTTAAAAGAAAATAGTAAAAATTCAGATATTCTTTCTTTTAAAAGAGTATTGATGTAA
- the rpsB gene encoding 30S ribosomal protein S2 yields the protein MEINTQELLKAGVHLGHITRKWNPNMKSFIFMKKSGIHIINLSKTILKLKEACKGLNDIIKNGKKVLLVGTKDQAKEKVFFYAKSINMPCVTERWLGGLLTNFSTIRKSIKKMNNIEKMKKNGTFDTLSKKERLFMNRIYAKLYKNLGSISTMNHIPNGIFLVDPNREKIALTEAKKLKIPIFAMVDTNTDPRDINFPIPSNDDSSKSINIILKYIIEFIKENKKN from the coding sequence ATGGAGATCAATACTCAAGAACTATTAAAAGCCGGTGTACATTTAGGACATATAACTAGAAAATGGAATCCCAATATGAAATCCTTTATTTTTATGAAAAAAAGTGGAATCCATATTATAAATTTATCCAAAACAATTTTAAAGTTAAAAGAAGCATGTAAAGGTTTAAATGATATAATAAAAAATGGAAAAAAAGTTTTGTTAGTTGGAACGAAAGATCAGGCTAAAGAAAAAGTTTTTTTTTATGCAAAAAGTATAAATATGCCATGTGTAACTGAACGATGGTTAGGTGGATTATTAACTAATTTCAGTACTATTCGGAAATCTATAAAAAAAATGAATAATATTGAAAAAATGAAAAAAAATGGAACGTTTGATACTTTATCAAAAAAGGAAAGATTATTTATGAATAGAATTTATGCAAAACTTTATAAAAATTTAGGTAGTATTTCCACAATGAATCATATTCCTAATGGAATTTTTTTAGTAGATCCTAATAGAGAAAAAATTGCTTTAACAGAAGCTAAAAAATTAAAAATTCCAATATTTGCTATGGTAGATACCAATACTGATCCAAGAGATATTAATTTTCCTATTCCATCTAATGATGATTCTTCCAAATCTATCAATATTATATTAAAATATATCATAGAATTTATAAAAGAAAATAAAAAGAATTAA
- the rpsI gene encoding 30S ribosomal protein S9: MIYHTIGRRKRSIARIYMNIGNGIISVNSRKLEDYFPEYVHHKIFYPIKFLEIKDKFNIKIRVNGGGFSAQAEAICLAISRALCKVNSSNAAKLRNEGLLTRDPREVERKKYGQKKARKKYQFSKR; the protein is encoded by the coding sequence ATGATATATCATACTATAGGTAGAAGAAAAAGATCTATTGCTAGAATTTATATGAATATAGGAAATGGAATAATTTCGGTAAACTCTAGAAAATTAGAAGATTATTTTCCAGAATATGTTCACCATAAAATATTTTATCCAATTAAATTTTTGGAAATAAAAGATAAATTTAATATAAAAATTAGAGTAAACGGAGGTGGATTTAGTGCTCAAGCTGAAGCTATATGTCTCGCTATATCTAGAGCACTTTGTAAAGTTAATTCTAGCAATGCAGCAAAATTAAGAAATGAAGGGTTATTGACTCGCGATCCTAGAGAAGTTGAAAGAAAAAAATATGGACAAAAAAAAGCTAGAAAAAAATATCAATTTTCAAAACGTTAG
- the rplM gene encoding 50S ribosomal protein L13, translating to MDPLSFKTTLVKKKLVKKSWVLLDATNQILGRLSSRIAYIIMGKNKPYYSPNINCGDYVIVINSNYIKLTGKKWDTKKYISYTGYPGGKKIIFVKNLFNKDSRILIYKAVKRMLPKNRLGRLIFKKNLYVYKDSFHKHLAQNPILLK from the coding sequence ATGGATCCATTGAGTTTTAAGACTACTTTAGTTAAAAAAAAATTAGTAAAAAAATCATGGGTTCTTTTAGATGCAACTAATCAGATTCTTGGTCGACTTTCTTCTAGAATAGCTTATATAATTATGGGGAAAAATAAACCATATTATTCACCGAATATAAATTGTGGCGATTATGTTATAGTTATAAATTCTAATTATATAAAACTTACTGGAAAAAAATGGGATACAAAAAAATATATTAGTTATACAGGATATCCTGGAGGTAAAAAAATAATTTTTGTAAAAAATTTATTTAATAAAGATTCTAGAATTTTGATATATAAGGCAGTAAAAAGAATGTTACCAAAAAATCGTTTAGGACGATTAATTTTTAAAAAAAATCTTTATGTTTATAAAGATTCTTTTCATAAACATTTAGCTCAAAATCCTATTTTATTAAAATAA
- the dnaK gene encoding molecular chaperone DnaK, protein MSKIIGIDLGTTNSCVAVMEVTDPVVIPNSEGKRTTPSIVAFVDGGERKIGDPAKRQSVTNPQKTIFSIKRFMGRNYSEISEELKHIPYKIIRGGNDTPRVDIDKRLYAPQEISAMILQKMKKTAEDYLGQEIKRAVITVPAYFNDAQRQSTKESGEIAGLKVERIINEPTAAALAYGLDKSNQNKKIVVYDLGGGTFDVSILELGDGVFEVLSTNGDTHLGGDNFDQVIIDYLANFFKSNEGVDLRKDPMALQRLKEASEKAKIELSSSNQTEINLPYITATESGPKHLVITLTRSKFEQLSDKLIKRSINPCSKALKDANLTTNDIDEVILVGGSTRIPKVQDEVENFFKKTPSKGVNPDEVVAIGAAIQGGVLTGDVQDVLLLDVTPLSLGIETLGGVYTKLIESNTTIPTKKSEVFSTAADNQSAVTIRVGQGERPMFKDNKEIGRFDLIDIPPAPRGVPQIEVTFDINANGILSVSAKDKGTGKNHSIRIETSSGLDQKEIDRMKKEAEINAQKDEKTKKEIEKLNFADNHIFQYEKNIKDHKDKLSKEDLKNLNDYLDQLKTARSKKELDSIDNCIKKLNELWMNLSQKIYNTTNNSEKSTNNTTNTINDKKQKNDKKEEDNVQDVDYEEVK, encoded by the coding sequence ATGAGTAAAATTATAGGTATAGATTTAGGAACAACGAATTCCTGTGTTGCTGTTATGGAAGTTACAGATCCAGTAGTAATTCCTAATTCAGAAGGAAAAAGAACAACACCATCTATAGTAGCATTCGTAGATGGAGGTGAAAGAAAAATTGGAGATCCTGCGAAAAGGCAATCTGTAACTAATCCACAAAAAACTATTTTTTCAATTAAAAGATTTATGGGAAGAAACTATTCAGAAATATCTGAAGAATTAAAACATATTCCTTATAAAATCATAAGAGGTGGAAATGATACGCCTAGAGTAGACATTGATAAAAGACTATATGCGCCTCAAGAAATATCTGCTATGATATTACAAAAAATGAAAAAAACTGCCGAAGATTACTTAGGGCAAGAAATAAAAAGAGCTGTTATTACTGTTCCTGCATATTTCAATGACGCTCAAAGACAGTCTACAAAAGAATCTGGAGAAATAGCTGGATTAAAAGTTGAAAGAATTATTAATGAACCTACTGCAGCAGCTCTAGCATATGGATTAGATAAAAGTAATCAAAATAAAAAAATAGTAGTATATGATTTAGGTGGTGGTACTTTTGATGTATCTATTCTAGAATTAGGTGATGGTGTTTTTGAGGTTCTTTCTACTAATGGAGATACTCATTTAGGGGGAGATAATTTTGATCAAGTTATAATAGATTATCTTGCTAATTTTTTTAAGTCTAATGAAGGAGTAGATTTAAGAAAAGATCCGATGGCATTACAACGTTTAAAAGAAGCATCTGAAAAAGCCAAAATTGAATTATCCTCATCAAATCAGACAGAAATAAATCTACCATATATTACAGCTACTGAATCTGGTCCAAAACATTTAGTAATTACTTTAACCCGATCAAAATTTGAACAACTTTCTGATAAATTAATTAAAAGATCTATCAACCCATGTTCTAAAGCTTTAAAAGATGCTAATTTAACTACTAACGATATCGATGAAGTAATTTTAGTAGGAGGTTCAACTAGGATTCCAAAAGTTCAAGACGAAGTAGAGAATTTTTTTAAAAAAACCCCTTCTAAAGGAGTTAATCCAGATGAAGTAGTTGCTATTGGAGCTGCAATCCAAGGCGGAGTACTAACTGGTGATGTTCAAGATGTTTTATTATTAGATGTAACACCATTATCGTTAGGGATTGAAACATTAGGCGGAGTATATACCAAATTAATTGAATCTAATACTACAATTCCTACAAAAAAATCTGAAGTTTTCTCAACTGCAGCTGATAATCAATCTGCTGTTACTATTCGAGTTGGACAAGGTGAAAGACCTATGTTTAAAGATAATAAAGAAATTGGAAGATTTGATTTAATAGATATTCCTCCTGCACCCAGAGGCGTACCACAAATAGAAGTTACATTTGATATAAATGCTAATGGTATATTAAGCGTTTCAGCAAAAGATAAAGGAACTGGAAAAAATCATTCTATTAGAATTGAAACATCTTCAGGATTAGATCAAAAAGAGATAGATAGAATGAAAAAAGAAGCAGAAATAAATGCCCAAAAAGATGAAAAAACCAAAAAAGAAATAGAAAAGTTAAATTTTGCAGATAACCATATTTTCCAATATGAAAAAAATATTAAAGATCATAAAGATAAATTATCAAAAGAAGATTTAAAAAATTTAAATGATTATCTAGATCAATTAAAAACTGCACGTTCTAAAAAAGAATTAGATTCTATTGATAATTGTATAAAAAAATTAAATGAATTATGGATGAATTTATCTCAAAAGATATATAATACCACAAATAATTCAGAAAAATCTACTAATAATACTACAAATACTATAAATGATAAAAAACAAAAAAATGATAAAAAAGAAGAGGATAATGTACAAGATGTAGATTATGAAGAAGTAAAATAA
- a CDS encoding phosphatidylserine decarboxylase family protein: MMIHKEGIPLLIYILIFIIIILILVFFLFSKKVFYSIVFLCSIFYSFVIYFFRNPKRNFLDDSKTNVLVSPADGKILDIKNIFENEYLKKKCIKISIFLSLFDVHVNRYPISGKIVYVKHHPGKYYVAWLEKSSLENEHTTIVIIDKNKRKKILLRQIAGLLARRISFYAKKNTVVKKGEELGFIKFGSRLDIFIPLNSKLLIKKGEKVVGGITEISIIPK, encoded by the coding sequence ATGATGATACACAAAGAAGGAATACCATTATTGATTTATATATTAATATTTATAATAATAATATTAATCTTAGTTTTTTTTTTATTTTCTAAAAAAGTTTTTTATTCAATAGTTTTTTTATGTTCAATATTTTATTCATTTGTTATTTATTTTTTTAGAAATCCTAAAAGAAATTTTTTAGATGATAGTAAAACTAATGTTTTAGTTTCTCCAGCTGATGGAAAAATTTTAGATATAAAAAATATTTTTGAAAATGAATATTTAAAAAAAAAATGTATTAAAATATCTATTTTTTTATCGTTATTTGATGTACATGTAAATAGATATCCTATTTCAGGAAAAATTGTTTATGTTAAACATCATCCTGGAAAATATTATGTAGCTTGGTTAGAAAAATCTTCATTAGAAAATGAACATACCACAATAGTTATAATAGATAAAAATAAAAGAAAAAAAATTTTATTAAGACAAATTGCTGGATTATTAGCCCGTCGTATTAGTTTTTATGCAAAAAAAAATACAGTTGTAAAAAAAGGTGAAGAATTAGGTTTTATTAAATTTGGATCTAGATTAGATATTTTTATACCATTAAATTCTAAATTATTAATAAAAAAGGGAGAAAAAGTTGTAGGAGGAATAACTGAAATTTCCATTATTCCAAAATAA